One window from the genome of Rhodopseudomonas sp. P2A-2r encodes:
- a CDS encoding aspartate-semialdehyde dehydrogenase, whose amino-acid sequence MGYKVALVGATGNVGREMLNILDERKFPADEVVALASRRSMGVEVSYGDRTLKCKALEHYDFSDVDICLMSAGGAVSKEWSPKIAAAGAVVIDNSSQWRMDPDVPLIVPEVNADAVAGFTKKGIIANPNCSTAQLVVALKPLHDKAVIKRVVVSTYQSVSGAGKEAMDELFSQTKAVYTNSELVNTKFPKRIAFNVIPQIDVFMEDGFTKEEWKMMMETKKILDPKIRLTATCVRVPVFVGHSEAVNIEFENPISADEARDILRNAPGCLVIDKREPGGYVTPYESAGEDATYISRIREDNTVENGLVLWCVSDNLRKGAALNAIQIAECLINRKLISAKKKAA is encoded by the coding sequence ATGGGTTACAAAGTCGCGCTGGTCGGAGCGACCGGCAATGTCGGGCGTGAAATGCTCAACATCCTGGACGAACGTAAATTCCCCGCTGACGAGGTGGTGGCGCTGGCCTCCCGCCGCAGCATGGGCGTCGAAGTGTCCTATGGCGACCGTACCCTGAAATGCAAAGCGCTGGAGCATTACGACTTCAGCGACGTCGACATCTGCCTGATGTCGGCCGGCGGCGCCGTGTCCAAGGAATGGTCGCCGAAGATCGCCGCGGCCGGCGCCGTGGTGATCGACAATTCGTCGCAGTGGCGGATGGATCCGGACGTGCCGCTGATCGTGCCGGAGGTGAACGCCGACGCGGTTGCCGGCTTCACCAAGAAGGGCATCATCGCCAATCCGAACTGCTCGACCGCGCAGCTGGTGGTGGCGCTGAAGCCGCTGCACGACAAGGCTGTGATCAAGCGCGTGGTGGTCTCGACCTATCAGTCGGTGTCGGGCGCCGGCAAGGAAGCGATGGACGAATTGTTCTCGCAGACCAAGGCCGTCTACACCAACAGCGAACTGGTCAACACCAAATTCCCGAAGCGGATCGCCTTCAACGTCATCCCGCAGATCGACGTGTTCATGGAAGACGGCTTCACCAAGGAAGAGTGGAAGATGATGATGGAGACCAAGAAGATTCTTGATCCCAAAATCAGGCTGACCGCGACCTGCGTGCGCGTGCCGGTGTTCGTCGGCCACTCCGAAGCGGTCAACATCGAATTCGAGAACCCGATCTCGGCCGATGAAGCCCGCGACATCCTGCGCAACGCGCCGGGTTGCCTGGTGATCGACAAGCGTGAGCCCGGCGGCTACGTCACGCCCTATGAATCCGCCGGCGAGGACGCCACCTACATCAGCCGCATCCGTGAGGACAACACGGTGGAAAACGGCCTGGTGCTGTGGTGCGTGTCCGACAACCTGCGCAAGGGTGCGGCGCTCAACGCGATCCAGATCGCGGAATGCCTGATCAACCGCAAGCTGATCAGCGCGAAGAAGAAAGCGGCGTAA
- a CDS encoding carbonic anhydrase has translation MTFPANLISGYQTFTAQRLPTEQSRYRELSERGQSPEVMVIGCCDSRVSPEVIFDASPGELFVVRNIANLVPVYQPDGGAHGVSAALEYAVQVLKVKHIVVLGHAQCGGIRAFVDNAAPLSPGDFIGRWMSMFIKPGEKVEIRGHETMTDFATRIEKAAVMRSLENLLTFPFVKSAIIRGELQLHGAYFGVAVGSLSVLDQEAKEFVSVR, from the coding sequence ATGACCTTCCCAGCGAACCTGATCTCCGGCTACCAGACCTTCACCGCGCAGCGGCTGCCCACCGAGCAGTCGCGCTATCGCGAACTGTCGGAGCGCGGGCAGTCCCCGGAAGTGATGGTGATCGGCTGTTGCGATTCACGCGTGTCACCGGAGGTCATCTTCGACGCCAGCCCCGGTGAACTCTTTGTGGTGCGCAACATCGCCAACCTTGTGCCGGTGTATCAGCCCGACGGCGGCGCCCACGGCGTTTCGGCGGCGCTGGAATATGCCGTTCAGGTGCTGAAGGTGAAGCACATCGTGGTGCTCGGCCACGCACAATGCGGCGGCATCCGCGCCTTCGTCGACAACGCCGCGCCGCTATCGCCCGGCGATTTCATCGGGCGCTGGATGTCGATGTTCATCAAGCCCGGTGAGAAGGTCGAGATCCGCGGCCATGAGACCATGACGGATTTTGCCACCCGCATCGAAAAGGCCGCGGTGATGCGCAGCCTGGAAAATCTGCTGACCTTCCCGTTCGTCAAATCCGCCATCATCCGCGGCGAGCTGCAGCTGCACGGCGCCTATTTCGGCGTCGCGGTGGGCTCGCTGTCGGTGCTGGATCAGGAAGCGAAGGAATTCGTGTCGGTGAGGTAA
- the leuD gene encoding 3-isopropylmalate dehydratase small subunit, whose product MEKFTTLEGVAAPMKVINVDTDMIIPKQYLKTIKRTGLGKGLFSEARYKDDGSENPDFILNKPAYRNARILVAGDNFGCGSSREHAPWALLDFGIRCVISTSFGDIFYNNCFKNGVLPIRVSQDDLDKLFDDAERGANATVSIDLAAQEIRGPDGGTVHFEIDAFRKHCMLNGLDDIGLTKEKQTSIDAYEAKAKTERAWA is encoded by the coding sequence ATGGAAAAGTTCACCACGCTGGAAGGCGTCGCCGCGCCGATGAAGGTGATCAATGTCGACACCGATATGATCATCCCGAAACAGTACCTGAAGACAATCAAGCGCACCGGTCTCGGCAAGGGCCTGTTTTCCGAAGCGCGCTACAAGGACGACGGCAGCGAGAACCCGGACTTCATCCTCAACAAGCCGGCCTATCGCAACGCCAGGATCCTGGTCGCCGGCGACAATTTCGGCTGCGGCTCGAGCCGTGAGCACGCGCCCTGGGCGCTGCTCGACTTCGGCATCCGCTGCGTGATCTCGACCTCGTTCGGCGACATCTTCTACAATAACTGCTTCAAGAACGGCGTGCTGCCGATCCGCGTCTCCCAGGACGACCTCGACAAGCTGTTCGACGACGCCGAGCGCGGCGCCAACGCCACCGTCTCCATCGATCTGGCGGCCCAAGAAATCCGCGGCCCCGACGGCGGCACGGTGCATTTCGAGATCGACGCGTTCCGCAAGCACTGCATGCTCAACGGCCTCGACGACATCGGCCTGACCAAGGAAAAGCAGACCTCCATCGACGCCTACGAAGCCAAGGCGAAGACCGAACGCGCCTGGGCGTAA
- a CDS encoding metallopeptidase family protein, translated as MWPSARSPTLAEMEEMAHDMFARLPQTFRALCEGVIIRVDDFPTEEVLEEMQAETEFDLLGLFQGVGLPFQSHDNTGQLPNMIWLYRRPILDYWAEHDETLGHIVRHVLIHEIGHHFGLSDDDMEAIEAQVKD; from the coding sequence ATGTGGCCGTCAGCAAGATCCCCGACCCTCGCCGAAATGGAAGAGATGGCGCACGACATGTTCGCGCGCCTGCCCCAGACCTTTCGCGCGCTGTGCGAGGGTGTGATCATCCGGGTCGACGACTTTCCCACCGAGGAGGTGCTGGAAGAGATGCAGGCCGAGACCGAATTCGACCTGCTCGGCCTGTTCCAGGGCGTCGGCCTGCCGTTCCAGAGCCACGACAACACCGGGCAGCTGCCCAACATGATCTGGCTGTATCGCCGGCCGATCCTGGATTACTGGGCCGAACACGACGAGACCCTGGGCCATATCGTCCGCCATGTCCTGATCCACGAGATCGGCCACCATTTCGGCCTGTCGGATGACGACATGGAGGCCATCGAGGCGCAGGTGAAGGACTAG
- the rplS gene encoding 50S ribosomal protein L19 has product MNLIQTLEKEQYDKLIDGKTIPEFGPGDTVIVNVKVVEGERSRVQAYEGVCIGRNGGGLNESFTVRKISYGEGVERVFPVMSPMIDSIKVVRRGKVRRAKLYYLRNLRGKSARIVEKKTERPVAAAAK; this is encoded by the coding sequence ATGAACCTGATTCAGACGCTCGAAAAAGAGCAATACGACAAGCTGATCGACGGCAAGACCATTCCGGAGTTCGGTCCCGGCGATACCGTCATCGTCAACGTGAAAGTTGTCGAAGGCGAGCGTTCGCGCGTGCAGGCCTATGAAGGCGTCTGCATCGGCCGCAACGGCGGCGGGCTCAACGAGAGCTTCACCGTCCGCAAGATTTCCTACGGCGAAGGCGTCGAGCGCGTTTTCCCGGTGATGTCCCCGATGATCGACTCGATCAAGGTTGTGCGTCGCGGCAAGGTGCGTCGCGCCAAGCTGTATTACCTGCGCAACCTGCGCGGCAAGTCGGCCCGCATCGTCGAGAAGAAGACCGAGCGCCCGGTCGCTGCGGCTGCCAAGTAA
- the rimM gene encoding ribosome maturation factor RimM (Essential for efficient processing of 16S rRNA), with protein sequence MPAAQICVARIGAPHGIRGAVKLWTFTEDPLTVMTYGQLKTKDGGRTFEVATAREGKGHLVATFKGVSSREDAERLNGIELYIPRDRLPETDDDEYYHADLIGLAAVDAADAPIGRVIAIHDFGAGTIIEIAPPEGNTLMLPFTNAVVPTVDLKAGKVIIELPGEIDGDSPDEAEG encoded by the coding sequence ATGCCCGCCGCACAGATCTGCGTCGCGCGCATCGGCGCGCCGCATGGCATCCGCGGCGCGGTCAAGCTCTGGACGTTTACCGAAGATCCGCTGACCGTGATGACTTACGGCCAGCTCAAGACCAAAGATGGCGGCCGCACCTTCGAAGTGGCCACCGCCCGCGAGGGCAAGGGCCATCTGGTGGCGACCTTCAAGGGCGTCAGCAGCCGCGAGGACGCTGAACGCCTCAACGGCATCGAACTGTACATCCCGCGCGACCGGCTGCCCGAGACCGACGATGACGAATATTACCATGCCGATCTGATCGGGCTGGCGGCTGTCGATGCAGCGGATGCACCGATCGGCCGCGTCATCGCCATCCACGATTTCGGCGCCGGCACCATCATCGAGATCGCCCCGCCCGAGGGCAACACCTTGATGCTGCCGTTCACCAATGCGGTGGTGCCGACCGTCGACCTGAAGGCCGGCAAGGTCATCATCGAACTGCCCGGCGAGATCGACGGCGATTCGCCGGACGAGGCGGAAGGGTAG
- the rpsP gene encoding 30S ribosomal protein S16 — translation MSVVIRLARAGTKKRPVYHVVVADSRFPRDGRFIERLGYFNPLLAKDNDLRLKLDMEKVKTWLAKGAQPSDRVARFLDAAGVAKREARNNPEKAVPRKERKAAAEAAAKK, via the coding sequence ATGTCCGTCGTCATCCGTCTTGCCCGTGCCGGCACCAAGAAGCGTCCCGTCTATCACGTCGTCGTCGCCGACTCGCGCTTCCCCCGCGATGGTCGCTTCATCGAGCGTCTCGGCTACTTCAACCCGCTGCTGGCCAAGGACAACGACCTGCGCCTGAAGCTCGACATGGAGAAGGTCAAGACCTGGCTCGCCAAGGGCGCGCAGCCCTCGGATCGCGTCGCGCGCTTCCTCGATGCCGCCGGCGTTGCCAAGCGCGAAGCCCGCAACAATCCGGAAAAGGCCGTGCCCCGCAAGGAGCGCAAGGCCGCTGCCGAAGCCGCTGCCAAGAAGTAA
- the ffh gene encoding signal recognition particle protein: MFDNLSEKLGGILDRLTGRGALSEADVDAAMREVRRALLEADVSLDVVSDFVARVREQAIGATVVKSVTPGQMVVKIVHDELVKTLGADGEGGIDLVAVPPVAIMMVGLQGSGKTTTTAKLARRLTQRDKRKVLMASLDIYRPAAMEQLAVLGRDLDIQTLPIVAGQKPADIARRALSAAKLGGYDVVLLDTAGRTTLDEDMMAEAAEIKAAANPHEVLLVADSLTGQDAVNLARSFDQRVGLTGIVLTRVDGDGRGGAALSMRAVTGKPIKLIGTGEKTDALEDFHPSRIAGRILGMGDVVSLVEKAAAHIDAEKAARTAERMRKGQFDLSDMREQLIQMTNMGGLSGLMGMMPGIAKLKNQIASANLDDKIVKRQIAVIDSMTRQERKNPDILKASRKKRIAAGAGLKVEEVNKVLKMHRNMADMMKAMGQGKRGPMAGIAQAMGFGGGGMPSPEQMKAMAEKMPGGLPQGMPSLPKEFPGLGGLGKPTLPGLGGFPGFGKKK, from the coding sequence ATGTTCGACAATCTGTCGGAAAAGCTTGGCGGAATTCTCGACCGGTTGACCGGGCGCGGCGCGCTGTCGGAAGCCGATGTCGATGCCGCCATGCGCGAGGTGCGCCGCGCGCTGCTCGAGGCCGACGTCTCGCTCGACGTGGTCAGCGACTTCGTTGCGCGTGTCCGCGAACAGGCCATCGGCGCCACCGTCGTCAAGTCGGTGACCCCCGGCCAGATGGTCGTCAAGATCGTCCATGACGAGCTGGTCAAGACCCTTGGCGCCGACGGCGAAGGCGGCATCGATCTCGTCGCCGTGCCGCCCGTGGCCATCATGATGGTCGGCCTGCAGGGCTCCGGCAAGACCACCACCACCGCAAAACTCGCCCGCCGCCTGACCCAGCGCGACAAGCGCAAGGTGCTGATGGCCTCGCTCGACATCTATCGCCCGGCGGCGATGGAGCAGCTCGCGGTGCTCGGCCGCGACCTCGACATCCAGACCCTGCCGATCGTTGCCGGCCAGAAGCCCGCCGATATCGCGCGACGTGCGCTGTCGGCCGCAAAACTCGGCGGCTACGACGTGGTGCTGCTCGACACTGCCGGCCGCACCACCCTCGACGAAGACATGATGGCGGAAGCCGCGGAGATCAAAGCCGCCGCCAACCCGCATGAGGTGCTGCTGGTGGCGGATTCGCTGACCGGTCAGGACGCCGTCAATCTGGCGCGCTCGTTCGACCAGCGCGTCGGCCTCACCGGCATCGTGCTGACCCGCGTCGACGGCGACGGCCGCGGCGGCGCGGCGCTGTCGATGCGCGCCGTGACCGGCAAGCCGATCAAGCTGATCGGCACCGGTGAAAAGACCGACGCGCTGGAAGACTTCCACCCCAGCCGCATCGCCGGCCGCATCCTCGGCATGGGCGACGTCGTCTCGCTGGTGGAAAAGGCCGCCGCCCATATCGACGCCGAGAAGGCCGCGCGCACCGCGGAACGCATGCGCAAGGGCCAGTTCGATCTCTCGGACATGCGCGAGCAGCTGATCCAGATGACCAACATGGGCGGCCTCAGCGGCCTGATGGGCATGATGCCCGGCATCGCTAAGCTGAAGAACCAGATCGCCTCCGCCAATCTCGACGACAAGATCGTCAAGCGTCAGATCGCGGTCATCGACTCGATGACGCGGCAGGAACGCAAGAACCCCGACATCCTCAAGGCCAGCCGCAAGAAGCGCATCGCCGCCGGTGCCGGCCTGAAAGTCGAGGAAGTCAACAAGGTGCTGAAAATGCACCGCAACATGGCCGACATGATGAAGGCCATGGGTCAGGGCAAGCGCGGGCCGATGGCCGGCATCGCCCAGGCCATGGGCTTTGGCGGCGGTGGCATGCCCTCGCCGGAGCAGATGAAGGCGATGGCCGAGAAGATGCCCGGCGGACTGCCGCAGGGCATGCCGTCGCTGCCCAAGGAATTTCCGGGTCTCGGAGGACTCGGCAAGCCGACGCTTCCGGGCCTCGGCGGTTTTCCCGGTTTCGGGAAAAAGAAATAA
- a CDS encoding prevent-host-death protein, whose amino-acid sequence MKHVSLSEAKADIGQVFAEVARGHAVTINPDPSVEAEADRIARTNRAIDGILELRKHVKPASIEEIIAWKNEGRE is encoded by the coding sequence ATGAAACATGTGAGTTTAAGCGAAGCAAAAGCCGATATCGGCCAAGTGTTTGCCGAGGTCGCGCGGGGGCATGCCGTGACCATCAATCCCGATCCGTCTGTCGAGGCTGAGGCAGACCGTATCGCGCGGACCAATCGCGCCATTGATGGCATTCTTGAACTTCGCAAGCATGTCAAACCTGCTTCTATAGAAGAAATCATCGCCTGGAAGAACGAAGGGCGAGAATAG
- a CDS encoding type II toxin-antitoxin system VapC family toxin, translated as MPLVIDVSVMASWHFPDEYNVESAAILEMLRGRKHEARVPGIWWFEIYNVLVRGERRGRSTLQQTAQFQDLIGELPITIAPIADPNAILNLARRHHLTFYDAAYLELAQREKVALATLDQALARAASAEAVPLISA; from the coding sequence ATGCCGCTCGTCATCGACGTGTCCGTCATGGCGAGCTGGCATTTCCCTGACGAATACAACGTTGAGAGTGCCGCGATCCTTGAGATGCTGCGCGGCAGGAAGCACGAGGCGCGGGTTCCCGGGATCTGGTGGTTCGAGATTTACAATGTCCTGGTGCGTGGCGAACGACGGGGACGTTCGACGCTACAGCAAACAGCGCAGTTCCAGGACCTGATAGGTGAACTGCCTATCACAATCGCTCCGATTGCGGATCCAAATGCAATCCTGAATTTGGCTCGCCGCCACCATCTCACCTTCTACGACGCCGCCTATCTCGAACTGGCGCAGCGCGAAAAGGTCGCGCTGGCGACGCTGGATCAGGCGCTGGCGCGCGCGGCGTCGGCCGAAGCGGTGCCGTTGATATCAGCCTGA
- a CDS encoding winged helix-turn-helix transcriptional regulator: MSQTPNAYSDNCPTRIVLDRIADKWAVLVLGLLGDGPVRFNQLRRQIEGISQKMLSQTLKSLERDGLVSRRAIATVPVTVEYSITPLGATLSATVDSLRIWAETHIGQVLASQQQYDAGAGRAA; this comes from the coding sequence ATGTCGCAGACCCCCAACGCCTATTCGGACAACTGCCCGACCCGCATCGTGCTGGACCGGATCGCCGATAAATGGGCCGTTCTGGTGCTTGGCCTGCTTGGCGACGGACCGGTCCGCTTCAACCAGCTGCGGCGCCAGATCGAGGGCATTTCGCAGAAGATGCTGTCGCAAACCCTGAAAAGCCTGGAGCGCGACGGGCTGGTCAGCCGCAGGGCCATCGCCACCGTGCCGGTGACGGTGGAATATTCCATCACGCCGCTGGGGGCGACCTTGTCGGCCACCGTCGATAGCCTGCGGATCTGGGCCGAAACCCATATCGGGCAGGTTCTGGCCTCGCAGCAGCAATACGACGCGGGTGCAGGCAGGGCGGCCTGA
- a CDS encoding NAD(P)-dependent oxidoreductase — translation MKIALIGATGRAGSQILAELSRRGHHVTAISRNPAKTPALPGVTPVQADANDAATLVPVLKGHDAVISSVHFLASDPHKLIEAVKSAGVPRYLVVGGAGSLEVAPGVKLIDTPEFPEIYKAEAAAGGVFLDVLRKEPSLDWTFLSPSALFIPGERTGKFRLGGDQLLANDKGSSISFEDYAIAMADEIEKPAHSRARFTVGY, via the coding sequence ATGAAAATCGCCCTGATCGGCGCCACCGGCCGTGCCGGCTCGCAAATTCTCGCCGAACTCAGCCGCCGCGGCCACCACGTGACGGCTATTTCCCGCAATCCGGCGAAGACACCGGCGTTGCCCGGGGTGACGCCGGTGCAGGCCGACGCCAACGACGCCGCCACCCTGGTGCCGGTCCTGAAGGGCCACGACGCCGTGATCAGTTCGGTGCATTTCCTCGCCAGCGACCCGCACAAGCTGATCGAGGCCGTCAAATCGGCTGGTGTTCCGCGCTATCTGGTGGTCGGCGGCGCCGGCAGCCTGGAGGTCGCGCCCGGCGTGAAGCTGATCGATACCCCGGAGTTTCCGGAAATCTACAAGGCCGAGGCCGCTGCCGGTGGCGTATTCCTCGATGTGCTGCGCAAGGAACCGAGCCTCGACTGGACCTTCCTGTCGCCATCAGCGCTGTTCATCCCCGGCGAGCGCACCGGCAAGTTCCGGCTCGGCGGCGATCAGTTGCTGGCCAACGACAAGGGCAGCAGCATTTCGTTCGAGGACTATGCCATCGCCATGGCTGACGAGATCGAAAAGCCGGCGCATTCCCGCGCGCGCTTCACGGTCGGCTACTAA
- a CDS encoding MBL fold metallo-hydrolase, whose protein sequence is MPLTRRRLLTSLAGLAVTAGLSTAWISRMSNYDGPVSDHFDGKTFFDPDGVPPKKLGEVLRWQFGGGRKREAWPEWVENQHADAPPSAVTTGARLSYVGHASWLIQTAGLNILVDPVWSDRVSPVSFAGPRRHHAPGIAFDALPKIDVVLVSHGHYDHLDIPTLSKLNAQIAPRFITPLGNDATMRSNDASIRVDAFDWNDRVDLGSGVGVTLVATRHWTARGLFDRNKSLWASFVLETPAGKLYIVCDSSYGDGTHFKRVRDTHGPLRLAILPIGAYEPRWFMKDQHMNPEDAVMALADCGAEQALAHHHGTFQLTDEAIDAPVTGLHQALDGAEVPRERFVALKPGQVFEI, encoded by the coding sequence ATGCCGCTCACGCGCCGCCGTCTTCTGACATCGCTGGCCGGGCTCGCCGTGACCGCGGGCCTGTCGACCGCCTGGATCTCCCGCATGAGCAACTATGATGGTCCCGTCTCCGACCATTTCGACGGCAAGACCTTCTTCGATCCGGACGGCGTGCCGCCGAAGAAACTTGGCGAGGTGCTGCGCTGGCAGTTCGGCGGCGGCCGAAAGCGCGAAGCCTGGCCGGAGTGGGTCGAGAATCAGCATGCCGATGCGCCGCCGTCGGCGGTGACGACAGGCGCGCGGCTGTCCTATGTCGGCCATGCAAGCTGGCTCATCCAGACGGCGGGGCTGAACATTCTGGTCGATCCGGTGTGGTCCGATCGGGTCTCACCGGTGTCGTTTGCCGGCCCCAGGCGGCACCATGCGCCGGGCATCGCCTTCGACGCGCTGCCGAAGATCGATGTCGTGCTGGTGTCCCATGGCCATTACGACCATCTCGATATTCCCACGCTGTCGAAGCTGAATGCGCAGATTGCGCCGCGATTCATCACGCCGCTCGGCAATGACGCCACCATGCGCAGCAACGACGCCAGTATCCGGGTCGATGCCTTCGACTGGAACGATCGGGTGGACCTCGGTTCCGGCGTCGGCGTCACGCTGGTGGCGACGCGGCACTGGACCGCGCGCGGGCTGTTCGACCGCAACAAGTCATTGTGGGCGAGCTTCGTGCTGGAGACGCCGGCTGGCAAGCTCTACATCGTTTGCGATTCCAGCTACGGCGACGGCACCCATTTCAAGCGGGTGCGCGACACCCACGGCCCGCTGCGGCTGGCGATCCTGCCGATCGGCGCCTACGAGCCGCGCTGGTTCATGAAGGACCAGCACATGAATCCCGAGGACGCCGTGATGGCGCTGGCGGATTGCGGCGCCGAGCAGGCGCTGGCGCACCACCACGGCACGTTCCAACTCACCGACGAGGCCATCGATGCGCCGGTGACCGGATTGCATCAGGCACTCGACGGGGCCGAGGTGCCGCGCGAGCGCTTTGTCGCGCTGAAGCCCGGGCAGGTGTTTGAGATTTAG
- a CDS encoding SIMPL domain-containing protein: MKQHLILAALAGTLAVTPALAQVIPPPTISVTGEGTVSVPPDMAVIDGGVTSEAKTARAASEANNNAMGKVLLELKSAGIDQKDVQTSRLSLQPQYAQQTKPGPNVVTGYRASNRVTIRLRDVTKVAATIDTLAASGANEIGGINFMVEKASKLLDEARDQAIADARRKAEIYAKAAGVTLGAPVSISEEGGGAPAPMMYRKMADMAASAPIAQGEETLRVTVSVSWAIKPAQ; this comes from the coding sequence ATGAAACAGCATCTCATTCTCGCCGCACTGGCCGGCACGCTCGCCGTCACCCCCGCACTTGCGCAGGTCATTCCACCGCCGACGATCTCCGTGACAGGCGAAGGCACCGTCTCGGTGCCGCCGGACATGGCTGTCATCGATGGCGGCGTCACGTCGGAAGCGAAGACCGCGCGCGCGGCTTCCGAGGCCAACAACAACGCCATGGGCAAGGTGCTGCTGGAGCTGAAGAGCGCCGGGATCGATCAAAAGGACGTCCAGACCTCGCGGCTGTCGCTGCAGCCGCAATATGCGCAGCAGACAAAGCCCGGCCCCAACGTCGTGACCGGCTATCGTGCCAGCAATCGCGTCACCATCCGGCTGCGTGACGTCACCAAGGTGGCGGCCACCATCGATACGCTGGCGGCCTCCGGCGCCAACGAGATCGGCGGCATCAATTTCATGGTCGAGAAGGCGTCGAAGCTACTCGACGAAGCCCGTGACCAGGCGATCGCCGATGCCCGTCGCAAGGCCGAAATCTACGCCAAGGCGGCAGGGGTCACCCTCGGCGCGCCGGTCAGTATTTCCGAAGAAGGCGGCGGCGCTCCCGCACCGATGATGTACCGCAAGATGGCTGACATGGCGGCTTCGGCGCCGATCGCGCAGGGTGAAGAAACGCTGCGGGTGACGGTCAGCGTTTCCTGGGCCATCAAGCCGGCGCAGTAG
- the dapF gene encoding diaminopimelate epimerase → MSALANHAFAKMNGIGNEIVVIDLRDSTAAVTPDEARAVAGPGGVPFDQLMVLQKPRLAGTDAFVSIYNNDGSEAGACGNGMRCVAQQTFADGGKTALTFETKAGLINCWQGPAADLYTVDMGVPKFGWQDIPLAEEFRDTRGIELQIGPIDAPILHTPSVVSMGNPHAIFWVDDIAAYELEKFGPLLENHPIFPDRANITLAHVVDRDHIGMRTWERGAGLTKACGSAACATAVAAARLKRTNRIVHMTLPGGELTIEWRERDDHVLMTGPATFEYAGRFDPALFKSVA, encoded by the coding sequence ATGAGCGCGCTGGCCAACCACGCATTTGCCAAGATGAACGGCATCGGCAACGAGATCGTCGTGATCGACCTGCGCGATAGCACGGCCGCCGTGACGCCGGACGAGGCCCGCGCGGTGGCCGGCCCCGGCGGCGTGCCCTTCGACCAACTGATGGTGCTGCAGAAGCCGCGGCTGGCGGGCACGGATGCCTTCGTGTCGATCTACAACAATGACGGCTCGGAGGCCGGCGCCTGCGGCAACGGCATGCGCTGCGTGGCGCAGCAGACCTTTGCCGATGGCGGCAAGACCGCGCTCACCTTCGAGACCAAGGCTGGGCTGATCAATTGCTGGCAGGGGCCGGCCGCGGACCTCTACACCGTCGACATGGGGGTGCCGAAGTTCGGCTGGCAGGACATCCCGCTGGCCGAGGAGTTTCGCGACACCCGCGGCATCGAATTGCAGATCGGGCCGATCGACGCGCCGATCCTGCATACGCCGTCGGTGGTCAGCATGGGCAATCCGCATGCGATCTTCTGGGTCGACGACATCGCCGCCTACGAACTCGAAAAGTTCGGACCGCTGCTGGAAAACCATCCGATCTTTCCCGACCGCGCCAACATCACGCTGGCCCACGTCGTCGACCGCGATCACATCGGGATGCGGACCTGGGAGCGCGGCGCCGGGCTGACCAAGGCGTGCGGTTCGGCGGCCTGCGCCACCGCGGTGGCGGCAGCCCGGTTGAAGCGCACCAACCGCATCGTGCACATGACGCTGCCCGGCGGCGAACTGACCATCGAGTGGCGCGAGCGCGACGATCACGTCCTGATGACCGGTCCCGCCACCTTCGAATACGCGGGGCGATTCGATCCGGCGCTGTTCAAGTCCGTCGCGTGA